The Pseudomonas azadiae genome contains a region encoding:
- the flgJ gene encoding flagellar assembly peptidoglycan hydrolase FlgJ has product MAMDMRKSGISSTADSGSYSDLNRLNQLKVGDDKNSEGNMRKVAQEFESLFLNEMLKSMRSATETLGKDNPMNTSAAKQYQEMYDQQLAVSMSREGGGIGLADVLMRQMQKNKPVEAQAATLQGPAAVEPVKKANVPTEIAAGTQAQGPLGRSNGQRPLWAIRVAEPQGGAAASHSNDIALMNQRRIALPSKLADRLLAGIVPTTQVATEAKAAPLRNSALQDNVVNSAARRVGVPSDRMQVYSRAVAQPPLAPAKKAFSSQDEFVATMLPMAEAAAKRIGVDPKYLVAQAALETGWGKSVMRAQDGTSSHNLFGIKAGQSWQGEKARAITSEFRDGAMVKETAQFRSYDSYQDSFHDLVTLLQSNDRYKDVLSSADNPEQFVRELQKAGYATDPAYASKISQIAKNMNSYQNYAAAGATTLL; this is encoded by the coding sequence ATGGCCATGGACATGCGCAAAAGTGGTATCAGCAGCACGGCGGACTCGGGGTCTTACTCCGACTTGAACCGGCTTAACCAGCTCAAGGTCGGCGACGACAAAAACAGCGAAGGCAACATGCGCAAAGTGGCGCAGGAGTTCGAGTCGCTGTTTTTGAACGAAATGCTCAAATCCATGCGTTCGGCTACCGAGACGTTGGGCAAAGATAACCCGATGAACACGTCTGCGGCCAAACAGTATCAGGAAATGTACGACCAGCAGCTGGCGGTCTCGATGTCCCGCGAAGGCGGCGGTATCGGCCTGGCCGATGTGCTGATGCGCCAGATGCAAAAAAACAAACCGGTGGAGGCCCAGGCCGCCACCCTGCAGGGCCCGGCAGCGGTTGAGCCTGTGAAGAAGGCCAATGTGCCGACCGAGATTGCTGCCGGTACCCAGGCGCAAGGTCCACTGGGCCGCTCCAACGGCCAGCGGCCGCTGTGGGCGATACGTGTGGCTGAACCGCAGGGCGGCGCCGCAGCCTCCCACAGCAACGACATCGCCTTGATGAACCAGCGGCGTATCGCGTTGCCGAGCAAGCTGGCCGATCGCTTGCTCGCCGGCATCGTGCCGACCACCCAGGTCGCCACCGAAGCCAAGGCCGCGCCGCTGCGCAACAGCGCCTTGCAAGACAATGTGGTCAACAGCGCCGCGCGCCGCGTTGGCGTGCCCAGCGACCGCATGCAGGTTTACAGCCGCGCCGTGGCCCAGCCTCCGTTGGCGCCGGCGAAGAAAGCCTTCAGTTCGCAGGATGAATTTGTCGCCACCATGTTGCCGATGGCCGAAGCGGCCGCCAAGCGCATTGGTGTCGATCCCAAGTACCTGGTGGCCCAGGCCGCGCTGGAAACCGGTTGGGGCAAATCGGTGATGCGCGCCCAGGACGGCACCAGCAGCCATAACCTGTTCGGCATCAAGGCCGGCCAGAGTTGGCAGGGTGAGAAGGCGCGTGCAATCACCAGCGAGTTCCGTGACGGGGCAATGGTCAAGGAAACGGCGCAGTTCCGTTCCTACGACTCCTACCAGGACAGCTTCCATGACCTGGTGACGTTGTTGCAAAGCAATGATCGCTATAAAGACGTGCTGAGTTCGGCCGATAACCCGGAACAGTTTGTACGCGAGTTGCAGAAAGCCGGGTACGCCACCGACCCGGCCTACGCCAGCAAGATTTCGCAGATCGCCAAGAACATGAACAGTTACCAGAATTACGCTGCCGCGGGCGCGACCACTCTTTTATAA
- a CDS encoding flagellar basal body P-ring protein FlgI, with protein MAAALLLSLSAVAQAERLKDIASISGVRSNQLIGYGLVVGLSGTGDQTTQTPFTLQTFNNMLSQFGIKVPAGSGNVQLKNVAAVSISADLPAFSKPGQVVDITVSSIGNSKSLRGGTLLMTPLKGIDGNVYAIAQGNLVVGGFDAEGRDGSKITVNVPSAGRIPGGATVERTVPSGFNQGNSLTLNLNRSDFTTAKRVVDKINEMLGPGVAQAIDGGSVRVTAPLDPSQRVDYLSILENLEVDPGQAVAKVIINSRTGTIVIGQNVKVSPAAVTHGSLTVTITEDPIVSQPGPLSNGQTAVVPRSRVNAQQEAKPMFKFGPGTTLDEIVRAVNQVGAAPGDLMAILEALKQAGALQADLIVI; from the coding sequence ATGGCGGCCGCATTGTTGCTGAGCCTGAGCGCCGTTGCCCAGGCCGAACGCCTGAAAGACATCGCCAGCATCTCGGGCGTGCGCTCCAACCAGTTGATCGGCTACGGCCTGGTGGTGGGGCTCAGCGGTACGGGTGACCAGACCACCCAGACCCCGTTCACCCTGCAGACCTTCAACAATATGCTCTCGCAGTTCGGCATCAAGGTGCCGGCGGGTTCGGGCAACGTGCAGCTCAAAAACGTCGCGGCGGTGTCGATCAGCGCCGACCTGCCGGCGTTCTCCAAGCCGGGCCAGGTGGTGGACATCACCGTGTCGTCCATCGGTAACTCCAAAAGCCTGCGTGGCGGCACCTTGCTGATGACGCCCCTCAAGGGTATCGACGGCAACGTCTACGCCATCGCCCAGGGCAACCTGGTGGTGGGCGGCTTTGATGCCGAAGGTCGCGACGGTTCGAAGATCACCGTCAACGTGCCCTCGGCGGGTCGTATTCCCGGCGGCGCCACGGTTGAACGCACCGTGCCCAGTGGTTTCAACCAGGGCAACAGCCTGACCTTGAACCTTAACCGCTCCGACTTCACCACCGCCAAGCGCGTGGTCGACAAGATCAACGAAATGCTCGGCCCTGGCGTGGCCCAGGCCATCGACGGCGGCTCGGTCCGTGTGACGGCGCCGCTGGACCCAAGCCAGCGCGTCGATTACTTGTCGATCCTGGAAAACCTCGAGGTCGACCCGGGCCAGGCGGTGGCCAAAGTCATCATCAACTCGCGTACCGGCACCATCGTGATCGGCCAGAACGTCAAGGTCTCGCCGGCGGCGGTGACCCACGGCAGCCTGACCGTGACCATCACCGAAGACCCGATCGTCAGCCAGCCTGGGCCGTTGTCCAACGGCCAGACGGCGGTGGTGCCACGTTCGCGGGTCAATGCCCAGCAAGAAGCCAAGCCGATGTTCAAGTTCGGTCCCGGCACCACCCTGGATGAGATTGTCCGCGCGGTGAACCAGGTGGGCGCAGCGCCCGGCGACTTGATGGCGATCCTTGAAGCTTTGAAACAGGCCGGCGCCTTGCAAGCCGACCTGATCGTGATCTGA
- the flgH gene encoding flagellar basal body L-ring protein FlgH, which produces MNRFVSVLALSGIAVLAGCVAPTPKPNDPYYAPVLPRTPLPAAANNGSIYQAGFEQNLYSDRKAFRVGDIITITLNERTQASKNANSQVGKTSKAGLSLTSLFGAVPNVNNPLGDGDLSLNAGYSGDRATNGKSAAGQGNSLTGSITVTVADVLPNGIIAVRGEKWMTLNTGDELVRIAGMVRADDISTDNTVPSTRIADARITYSGTGAFADASQPGWFDRFFLSPLFPF; this is translated from the coding sequence ATGAATCGCTTTGTTTCTGTTCTGGCATTGAGTGGGATCGCCGTGCTTGCGGGCTGTGTCGCCCCGACGCCGAAACCCAATGACCCGTACTACGCGCCGGTGTTGCCGCGCACGCCGTTGCCGGCGGCGGCCAATAATGGCTCGATTTACCAGGCAGGTTTCGAGCAGAACCTGTACAGCGACCGCAAGGCGTTCCGGGTCGGTGACATCATTACCATCACCCTGAACGAGCGTACCCAGGCCAGCAAGAACGCCAACTCCCAGGTCGGCAAGACCAGCAAGGCAGGACTGAGCCTGACCTCGCTGTTCGGCGCCGTGCCCAACGTCAACAACCCGCTGGGCGATGGCGACCTGAGCTTGAACGCCGGCTACAGCGGTGACCGTGCCACCAACGGCAAGAGCGCGGCAGGGCAGGGCAACAGCTTGACCGGTTCGATCACCGTGACCGTCGCCGATGTATTGCCCAACGGCATCATTGCCGTGCGCGGTGAGAAGTGGATGACCCTCAATACCGGCGATGAGCTGGTGCGCATTGCCGGCATGGTCCGCGCCGATGACATCTCCACCGACAACACTGTACCGTCCACGCGGATTGCCGATGCGCGCATCACCTACTCCGGTACCGGTGCTTTTGCCGATGCGAGTCAGCCAGGCTGGTTCGACCGTTTCTTCCTTAGCCCGCTGTTCCCTTTCTAG
- the flgG gene encoding flagellar basal-body rod protein FlgG: protein MLPALWVAKTGLSAQDTNLTTISNNLANVSTTGFKRDRAEFQDLLYQIKRQPGAQSTQDSELPSGLQLGTGVKIVGTQKNFTAGNLQQTGQPLDMAINGKGFFQILQPDGTTSYTRDGTFHLDSNGQIVTASGFALEPAIVVPADAQTFTVGNDGTVSITVAGNPASQVIGNLQTADFINPAGLQAMGGNLFLETASSGAPQIGTPGLNGFGTTLQSTLETSNVSTVEEMVNMITTQRAYEMNSKVISTADQMLSFVTQNL, encoded by the coding sequence ATGCTTCCGGCTCTATGGGTTGCCAAAACAGGTTTGTCCGCTCAGGACACCAACCTGACCACTATTTCCAACAACTTGGCCAACGTATCGACCACGGGTTTCAAACGTGATCGCGCCGAGTTCCAGGACTTGCTCTACCAGATCAAGCGCCAGCCTGGTGCCCAGTCGACTCAGGACAGCGAGCTGCCATCGGGCCTGCAACTGGGTACTGGTGTGAAGATCGTCGGCACCCAGAAGAACTTCACCGCCGGTAACCTGCAGCAGACCGGCCAACCGCTGGACATGGCGATCAACGGCAAAGGCTTCTTCCAGATCCTGCAGCCGGATGGGACCACGTCCTACACCCGTGACGGTACTTTCCACCTGGATTCCAACGGCCAGATCGTCACCGCCAGCGGCTTCGCCCTGGAGCCTGCGATTGTGGTGCCTGCCGATGCGCAGACCTTCACCGTCGGCAATGATGGCACCGTCTCTATCACCGTGGCCGGCAACCCGGCGTCCCAGGTGATCGGCAACCTGCAGACCGCCGACTTCATCAACCCGGCCGGCCTGCAGGCCATGGGTGGCAACCTGTTCCTGGAAACCGCTTCCAGCGGCGCGCCGCAAATCGGCACCCCCGGCCTGAACGGTTTCGGCACCACGCTGCAAAGCACCCTGGAAACCTCCAACGTGAGCACGGTTGAGGAGATGGTCAACATGATCACCACCCAGCGCGCCTACGAGATGAACTCCAAGGTGATCTCCACCGCCGACCAGATGCTCTCGTTCGTCACGCAGAATCTGTAA
- a CDS encoding flagellar basal body rod protein FlgF gives MDKYLYVAMTGASQNALAQKAHANNLANISTNGFQRDLEQARSMPVFGDSFPARAFALTERPATDFTPGAMIETGRDLDVAVSGDGWMAVQTPDGGEAYVRSASMNVDALGVLRAGNGMPIMGNGGPIAVPPQQKIEVGADGTISIRAMGEGPRVMAEVDRIKLVQPDLKNMTKGLDGTIHTKDGQPAQADANVTLNSGFLQASNVNAVEEMTAVLALAKQFELHIKMMNSAKEDDQAMTRVMQMS, from the coding sequence GTGGACAAGTACCTTTATGTGGCAATGACCGGCGCCAGTCAGAATGCTCTGGCGCAGAAGGCCCATGCCAACAACCTGGCGAACATTTCCACCAATGGTTTCCAACGTGACCTGGAGCAGGCGCGTTCGATGCCGGTGTTCGGTGACAGCTTTCCGGCGCGGGCGTTTGCCCTCACTGAGCGTCCGGCCACCGACTTCACGCCGGGCGCCATGATCGAAACCGGTCGCGACCTCGACGTGGCCGTCAGCGGCGACGGCTGGATGGCCGTGCAAACCCCGGATGGCGGCGAAGCCTACGTGCGCAGCGCCAGCATGAATGTGGATGCGCTGGGCGTGCTGCGTGCCGGCAACGGCATGCCGATCATGGGCAACGGTGGCCCGATTGCGGTGCCGCCCCAGCAGAAGATCGAAGTGGGCGCCGACGGCACCATCAGCATCCGCGCCATGGGTGAAGGCCCACGGGTGATGGCTGAAGTGGACCGCATCAAATTAGTCCAGCCCGACCTGAAGAACATGACCAAGGGCCTGGACGGCACCATCCACACCAAGGATGGCCAGCCGGCCCAGGCCGACGCGAACGTCACGCTGAACTCGGGCTTCCTGCAGGCGAGCAACGTCAATGCCGTGGAGGAGATGACCGCGGTGCTGGCGCTGGCCAAACAGTTCGAGCTGCACATCAAGATGATGAACAGCGCCAAGGAAGATGACCAGGCCATGACCCGCGTCATGCAGATGAGCTGA
- a CDS encoding sigma-54-dependent transcriptional regulator has translation MRIKVHCQNRIGILRDILNLLVEYGVNVAKGEVGGEHGNAIYLYCPNLVNMQFQALRPQFEAIAGVFGVKRVGLMPSERRHMELNALLGALEFPVLSIDMGGSIVAANRAAAQLLGVRVDEVPGIPLSRYAEDFDLPELVRASKSRINGLRVKVKGDVFLADIAPLQSSEHDDSEAMAGAVLTLHRADRVGERIYNVRKQELRGFDSIFQSSKVMAAVVREARRMAPLDAPLLIEGETGTGKELLARACHLASPRGQSPLMALNCAGLPESMAETELFGYGPGAFEGARAEGKLGLLELTAGGTLFLDGVGEMSARLQVKLLRFLQDGCFRRVGSDEEVYLDVRVICATQVDLSELCARGEFRQDLYHRLNVLSLHIPPLRECLDGLAPLVEHFLDQASRQIGCPLPKLAPAAMDRLSHYHWPGNVRQLENVLFQAVSLCEGGTVKAEHIRLPDYGVRQPLGDFSLEGGLEAIVGRFEKAVLESLYAEHPSSRQLGKRLGVSHTTVANKLRDYDILKADRG, from the coding sequence ATGCGTATCAAAGTGCATTGCCAGAACCGCATCGGCATCCTGCGGGACATCCTCAACCTGCTGGTGGAGTACGGCGTCAACGTCGCCAAGGGCGAGGTCGGCGGTGAGCATGGCAACGCCATTTACCTGTACTGCCCTAACCTTGTGAACATGCAGTTCCAGGCGCTGCGCCCGCAGTTCGAGGCAATTGCCGGGGTATTCGGCGTGAAACGGGTCGGGCTGATGCCCAGCGAACGGCGGCACATGGAGCTCAACGCGCTGCTCGGCGCCCTGGAGTTTCCCGTCCTGTCGATCGACATGGGCGGCTCCATTGTCGCCGCCAACCGCGCCGCGGCGCAGTTGCTTGGGGTGCGGGTGGATGAGGTGCCGGGCATTCCGTTGTCGCGCTATGCCGAGGACTTCGACTTGCCGGAGTTGGTGCGCGCCAGCAAATCGCGGATAAACGGCCTGCGGGTCAAGGTCAAGGGTGACGTGTTCCTGGCAGACATCGCGCCGCTGCAGTCGTCCGAACACGATGACAGCGAGGCGATGGCCGGTGCCGTGCTGACCCTGCACCGTGCCGACCGCGTGGGTGAGCGCATCTACAATGTGCGCAAGCAGGAGCTGCGCGGCTTTGACAGCATCTTCCAAAGCTCCAAGGTCATGGCCGCCGTGGTCCGCGAAGCCCGGCGCATGGCGCCGCTGGATGCGCCTCTATTAATAGAAGGCGAAACCGGCACCGGCAAAGAACTGCTGGCGCGCGCTTGCCACCTGGCCAGCCCGCGTGGGCAATCGCCGTTGATGGCGCTTAACTGCGCCGGCTTGCCCGAGTCGATGGCCGAGACCGAACTGTTCGGCTACGGCCCGGGCGCCTTTGAAGGCGCACGCGCCGAAGGCAAGCTGGGGCTGTTGGAGCTGACGGCGGGCGGCACCTTGTTTCTGGACGGTGTAGGTGAAATGAGCGCGCGCTTGCAGGTGAAGTTGCTGCGCTTTTTGCAGGACGGCTGCTTTCGGCGGGTCGGCAGTGATGAAGAGGTTTACCTGGACGTGCGGGTGATCTGTGCGACCCAGGTGGACTTGTCCGAGCTGTGCGCCCGTGGCGAATTCCGCCAGGACCTTTACCACCGCCTCAACGTGCTGTCCCTGCACATTCCGCCTTTGCGCGAATGCCTCGATGGCTTGGCGCCGTTGGTTGAGCACTTCCTCGACCAGGCCAGCCGACAGATCGGCTGCCCGTTGCCCAAGCTGGCGCCCGCCGCAATGGATCGCTTGAGTCACTACCACTGGCCAGGCAACGTGCGGCAGTTGGAAAACGTGCTGTTTCAAGCGGTGTCGCTGTGTGAAGGTGGCACGGTCAAGGCCGAGCATATTCGCTTGCCGGATTACGGGGTGCGTCAGCCGCTTGGCGATTTCTCGCTGGAGGGGGGGCTTGAAGCGATTGTCGGTCGGTTCGAGAAGGCGGTGTTGGAAAGTTTGTATGCCGAGCATCCGAGCAGCCGGCAGTTGGGCAAGCGGTTGGGGGTTTCCCACACGACCGTTGCCAACAAGCTGCGCGATTACGACATTCTCAAGGCCGATCGCGGTTGA
- the phhA gene encoding phenylalanine 4-monooxygenase encodes MKQTQYVAREPDAQGFIHYSPQEHAVWNTLITRQLKVIEGRACQEYLDGIDKLDLPHDRIPQLGEVNKVLAATTGWQVARVPALIPFQTFFELLASKQFPVATFIRTREELDYLQEPDIFHEIFGHCPLLTNPWFAEFTHTYGKLGLAATKEQRVYLARLYWMTIEFGLVDTPEGRRIYGGGILSSPKETVYSLSSEPKHQAFDPLEAMRTPYRIDILQPLYFVLPELKRLFDVAQEDIMGMVERGMQLGLHAPLFTPKAATQPKVA; translated from the coding sequence ATGAAGCAAACGCAATACGTGGCCCGCGAACCCGACGCGCAAGGTTTTATCCACTACTCGCCGCAAGAACACGCGGTGTGGAACACCTTGATCACTCGCCAGTTGAAAGTGATCGAGGGTCGCGCCTGCCAGGAGTACCTGGACGGCATCGATAAGCTCGACCTGCCACACGACCGCATTCCGCAACTCGGCGAAGTCAATAAGGTGTTGGCCGCGACCACCGGCTGGCAAGTCGCCCGCGTACCGGCACTGATTCCCTTCCAGACCTTTTTCGAGTTGCTCGCCAGCAAGCAGTTTCCAGTGGCCACCTTCATCCGTACCCGCGAAGAACTGGACTACCTGCAAGAACCGGACATTTTCCACGAGATCTTCGGCCACTGCCCGCTGCTGACCAACCCCTGGTTCGCCGAATTCACCCACACCTACGGCAAGCTCGGCCTGGCGGCCACCAAGGAGCAGCGCGTCTACCTGGCGCGCCTGTACTGGATGACCATCGAGTTCGGCCTGGTGGACACGCCCGAAGGCCGGCGCATCTATGGTGGCGGCATTCTGTCGTCGCCCAAAGAGACGGTGTACAGCCTTTCTTCAGAGCCCAAGCACCAGGCGTTCGACCCGCTGGAGGCAATGCGCACGCCGTATCGCATCGACATCCTGCAACCGTTGTACTTCGTGCTGCCCGAACTCAAGCGCCTGTTCGACGTGGCGCAGGAAGACATCATGGGCATGGTCGAGCGCGGCATGCAGCTCGGGTTGCACGCCCCGCTTTTTACCCCAAAAGCAGCCACCCAACCCAAGGTTGCGTGA
- a CDS encoding 4a-hydroxytetrahydrobiopterin dehydratase, translating to MTTLNQAHCEACRADAPQVSDEELPVLLKQIPDWNIEVRDGVMQLEKVFLFKNFKFALAFTNAVGEIAEAEGHHPGLLTEWGKVTVTWWSHSIKGLHRNDFIMAARTDEVAKDAEGRK from the coding sequence ATGACCACCTTGAACCAAGCCCACTGCGAAGCCTGCCGCGCCGATGCCCCGCAAGTCAGCGACGAAGAGTTGCCGGTACTGCTCAAGCAGATCCCCGACTGGAATATCGAAGTGCGCGACGGCGTGATGCAGCTGGAAAAGGTTTTCCTGTTCAAGAACTTCAAGTTCGCCCTGGCCTTCACCAACGCCGTGGGTGAAATCGCCGAAGCCGAAGGCCATCACCCAGGCCTGCTCACCGAATGGGGCAAGGTCACCGTGACCTGGTGGAGCCACTCCATCAAGGGCCTGCACCGCAACGACTTCATCATGGCCGCGCGCACCGACGAAGTGGCCAAGGACGCCGAGGGCCGCAAGTAA
- a CDS encoding amino acid aminotransferase: MHFDAIGRVPGDPILGLMDLYAQDANPNKFDLGVGVYKDDQGLTPILHAVKFAEQRLVDTQATKTYIGGHGNAAFGTLISELVLGFDSALIRERRAGATQTPGGTGALRLSADFIAHNLPGRGVWLSNPTWPIHETLFAKAGLKVSHYPYVAVDNRLDVTAMLAALSSVPKGDVVLLHACCHNPTGFDLSQADWRQVLEIVRERQLLPLIDFAYQGFGDGLKQDAWAVRLFAAELPEVLITSSCSKNFGLYSDRVGALIVCAADAEKLTDVRSQLANTARNLWSTPPDHGAAVVATILGDAELKKRWSEEVEAMRSRIAHLRSGLVEALAPHGLSERFAHIGAQRGMFSYTGLSAEQVKRLREKHSVYMVSSGRANVAGVDATRLASLAEAIADVCN; this comes from the coding sequence ATGCACTTCGATGCCATCGGCCGCGTGCCCGGCGACCCGATTCTGGGGTTGATGGACCTGTACGCCCAGGACGCCAACCCGAACAAGTTCGACCTGGGCGTGGGCGTGTATAAGGATGACCAGGGCCTTACGCCGATCCTGCACGCGGTCAAATTCGCCGAACAGCGCCTGGTGGACACGCAAGCCACCAAGACCTACATCGGCGGACACGGCAATGCCGCGTTCGGCACGCTGATCAGCGAACTGGTACTCGGCTTCGATTCTGCACTGATCCGCGAACGCCGTGCCGGCGCCACCCAGACCCCGGGCGGCACCGGTGCGCTGCGCCTGAGCGCCGACTTCATCGCCCACAACCTTCCCGGCCGTGGCGTGTGGCTGAGCAACCCGACCTGGCCGATCCACGAGACCCTCTTTGCCAAGGCCGGTCTCAAGGTCAGCCACTACCCGTACGTGGCGGTTGACAATCGCCTGGACGTGACGGCGATGCTCGCCGCCCTGTCCAGCGTGCCGAAGGGTGATGTGGTGCTGCTGCACGCCTGCTGCCACAACCCGACCGGTTTCGACCTGTCCCAGGCTGATTGGCGCCAGGTGCTCGAGATCGTGCGCGAGCGCCAACTGTTGCCGTTGATCGACTTTGCCTACCAAGGCTTCGGCGATGGCCTCAAGCAGGACGCCTGGGCGGTGCGGCTGTTTGCCGCCGAATTGCCGGAAGTCCTGATCACCAGCTCTTGCTCGAAGAATTTCGGCCTGTACAGCGACCGCGTCGGCGCGCTGATCGTGTGCGCGGCGGACGCCGAAAAGCTCACTGACGTGCGCAGCCAGCTGGCGAATACCGCGCGCAATCTGTGGTCGACACCGCCGGATCATGGGGCGGCAGTGGTCGCGACCATCCTGGGCGATGCCGAGCTGAAAAAGCGCTGGAGCGAGGAAGTCGAGGCCATGCGCTCGCGGATTGCACACTTGCGATCAGGGCTGGTGGAAGCGCTGGCGCCCCATGGTTTGTCAGAGCGGTTTGCGCACATTGGGGCGCAGCGCGGCATGTTTTCCTACACCGGTTTGAGCGCCGAGCAGGTCAAGCGACTGCGCGAGAAACACAGCGTGTACATGGTCAGTTCCGGGCGGGCCAATGTGGCGGGGGTTGATGCGACGCGTCTGGCGTCGCTGGCTGAAGCCATCGCCGACGTCTGCAACTGA
- a CDS encoding UDP-2,3-diacylglucosamine diphosphatase: MTSAEFVKPSRKQRVRTLWISDVHLGTRDCQAEHLSQFLKGYHADKVYLVGDIIDGWKLRGGMYWPQAHTNVIRRLLTMAKRGTEVIYVTGNHDEFLRRYSKLILGNIQLVDEVVHVTADGRHLLVIHGDQFDVITRYHRWLAFLGDSAYEFTLTLNRWLNHWRARYGYGYWSLSAYLKHKVKTAVSFISDFEEAIAHEVTKRELHGVVCGHIHHAEIRKVGEVDYLNCGDWVESCTALIEHWDGSIELYRLADAQAKAALLKAEMVAG; encoded by the coding sequence ATGACCAGTGCCGAGTTCGTCAAGCCCAGCCGCAAGCAACGGGTTCGAACCCTGTGGATTTCCGATGTGCACCTGGGCACCCGGGATTGCCAGGCCGAACACTTATCGCAGTTCCTCAAAGGCTACCACGCCGACAAGGTTTACCTGGTGGGAGACATCATCGACGGCTGGAAACTGCGCGGCGGCATGTATTGGCCCCAGGCCCACACCAACGTGATCCGTCGCCTGTTGACCATGGCCAAGCGCGGCACCGAGGTGATCTACGTCACCGGCAACCACGACGAATTCCTGCGCCGTTACTCCAAGCTGATCCTGGGCAATATCCAGTTGGTGGACGAAGTGGTACACGTGACTGCCGATGGCCGCCACTTGCTGGTGATCCACGGTGACCAGTTCGACGTGATCACCCGCTATCACCGCTGGCTGGCGTTCCTCGGCGACTCGGCCTACGAGTTCACCCTCACGCTGAACCGTTGGCTGAACCATTGGCGTGCGCGGTATGGCTACGGTTACTGGTCGCTGTCGGCGTACCTCAAGCATAAGGTCAAGACGGCGGTGAGCTTTATCAGCGATTTCGAAGAAGCCATCGCCCACGAAGTGACCAAGCGCGAGCTGCATGGTGTGGTCTGCGGGCATATCCACCATGCGGAAATTCGCAAGGTGGGCGAGGTGGATTACCTCAACTGCGGGGATTGGGTGGAGTCGTGCACGGCATTGATCGAGCACTGGGACGGGAGTATCGAGTTGTATCGGTTGGCGGATGCGCAGGCGAAGGCGGCGCTGCTCAAGGCCGAAATGGTTGCGGGCTGA
- a CDS encoding AraC family transcriptional regulator: MSPALTLRHYLEAPIVHSHDHAQLVFGLSGHLDLEVEGRGSQVRESSVMVLPFCAHHACGSRDGSRCLVLDVPTEHWVLQSLGEHADASRRLLDQPARLTLDSRQNQLVQWLAQSPVEDPLIVQQGAVLLLASLNHPLAQTPAGRRLPYAAFNAHIERHAAHPLQVADLARLADLSVARLHARFMVECGQTPMDYIRSRRLHMALELLRKTPLPIGAIAERVGYTSQSAFAAAMLREFGASPSSLRRYV; encoded by the coding sequence ATGAGCCCTGCCCTCACGCTACGCCATTACCTCGAAGCACCAATCGTGCACAGCCATGACCATGCGCAATTGGTGTTCGGCCTGTCCGGGCATTTGGACCTGGAAGTCGAGGGACGTGGCAGCCAGGTTCGCGAAAGCAGCGTGATGGTGCTGCCCTTCTGCGCCCACCACGCCTGCGGCAGCCGTGATGGCAGCCGCTGCCTGGTGCTGGATGTGCCCACCGAGCACTGGGTGCTGCAATCGTTGGGCGAGCACGCCGATGCCAGTCGCCGCCTGCTCGACCAACCCGCTCGGTTGACGCTGGACTCGCGGCAAAACCAATTGGTGCAGTGGCTGGCACAGAGCCCGGTGGAGGACCCGCTGATTGTGCAGCAAGGCGCGGTGCTGTTGCTGGCGAGCCTCAATCATCCGCTGGCGCAGACGCCGGCCGGGCGGCGCCTGCCGTACGCGGCGTTCAATGCACATATCGAGCGGCACGCGGCGCACCCGCTGCAAGTGGCTGACCTGGCGCGCCTTGCCGACCTGTCGGTGGCGCGTTTGCATGCGCGCTTCATGGTCGAATGCGGGCAGACGCCGATGGATTATATCCGCAGCCGGCGACTGCACATGGCGCTGGAGCTTTTGCGCAAGACGCCGTTGCCTATCGGCGCGATTGCCGAACGGGTCGGCTATACCTCGCAGAGTGCGTTTGCTGCGGCGATGTTGCGTGAGTTTGGGGCCTCGCCGAGTTCTCTGCGGCGTTATGTGTAG